A section of the Aythya fuligula isolate bAytFul2 chromosome 9, bAytFul2.pri, whole genome shotgun sequence genome encodes:
- the LOC116492437 gene encoding uncharacterized protein LOC116492437 isoform X3, which translates to MILGQILRRTTPLITSYRNIWCHHIVQNFMKCPCPEETSGSISAREQSQNAMKANHMLWFNGSGVRSLYSFHSWGRDGPLQGRIHERDLRIISNNAICLYTILLMPDVKPEQQFTVLKQRTSSLELEILDCRLQLVSHFLWLSITFSMIQTTNISHCFSTPAPGVEQWEAVLRNDTEALADQHKGSGYIHILVLILCLQLIQMKFQYHQGTCKKTLMLQSSHCLRQ; encoded by the exons GAACATCTGGTGCCACCATATTGTCCAGAACTTCATGAAGTGCCCCTGCCCAGAAGAAACATCTGGCTCCATCTCAGCAAGGGAACAGAGCCAGAATG CCATGAAAGCTAATCATATGCTATGGTTCAATGGATCTGGAGTTAGAAGCTTGTATTCCTTCCATAGCTGGGGAAGAGATGGGCCTCTCCAGGGCAGGATTCATGAAAG agacctcaggatcatctCAAATAATGCCATATGTCTGTATACCATACTCTTGATGCCAGATGTCAAGCCAGAGCAAcaatttactgttttaaaacaaaggacCTCTTCCTTGGAACTG GAAATCTTGGATTGCAGACTACAACTCGTTAGTCATTTCTTGTGGCTCAGTATCACCTTCAGCATGATCCAAACCACAAAT ATTTCACATTGCTTTTCTACCCCTGCTCCTGGAGTGGAGCAATGGGAAGCTGTCCTTCGGAATGACACAGAAGCACTTGCAGACCAGCACAAAG GCAGTGGATATATACACATACTTGTCCTCATCCTGTGTTTACAGCTGATACAGATGAAGTTTCAGTATCACCAG ggaaCTTGCAAGAAAACATTGATGCTTCAATCCTCTCACTGCCTTAGGcaataa
- the LOC116492437 gene encoding uncharacterized protein LOC116492437 isoform X5 produces the protein MILGQILRRTTPLITSYRNIWCHHIVQNFMKCPCPEETSGSISAREQSQNAMKANHMLWFNGSGVRSLYSFHSWGRDGPLQGRIHERDLRIISNNAICLYTILLMPDVKPEQQFTVLKQRTSSLELEILDCRLQLVSHFLWLSITFSMIQTTNISHCFSTPAPGVEQWEAVLRNDTEALADQHKAIVCPVHPALNCVSRAH, from the exons GAACATCTGGTGCCACCATATTGTCCAGAACTTCATGAAGTGCCCCTGCCCAGAAGAAACATCTGGCTCCATCTCAGCAAGGGAACAGAGCCAGAATG CCATGAAAGCTAATCATATGCTATGGTTCAATGGATCTGGAGTTAGAAGCTTGTATTCCTTCCATAGCTGGGGAAGAGATGGGCCTCTCCAGGGCAGGATTCATGAAAG agacctcaggatcatctCAAATAATGCCATATGTCTGTATACCATACTCTTGATGCCAGATGTCAAGCCAGAGCAAcaatttactgttttaaaacaaaggacCTCTTCCTTGGAACTG GAAATCTTGGATTGCAGACTACAACTCGTTAGTCATTTCTTGTGGCTCAGTATCACCTTCAGCATGATCCAAACCACAAAT ATTTCACATTGCTTTTCTACCCCTGCTCCTGGAGTGGAGCAATGGGAAGCTGTCCTTCGGAATGACACAGAAGCACTTGCAGACCAGCACAAAG CCATAGTCTGCCCAGTCCACCCAGCCCTGAATTGTGTATCCAGAGCCCATTGA
- the LOC116492437 gene encoding uncharacterized protein LOC116492437 isoform X1 — MILGQILRRTTPLITSYRNIWCHHIVQNFMKCPCPEETSGSISAREQSQNAMKANHMLWFNGSGVRSLYSFHSWGRDGPLQGRIHERDLRIISNNAICLYTILLMPDVKPEQQFTVLKQRTSSLELEILDCRLQLVSHFLWLSITFSMIQTTNISHCFSTPAPGVEQWEAVLRNDTEALADQHKGKDGTQVASLPGTSEASQPFPRTPSRQALVPCASLQAPQDFSARHQPPTAPWDSSIPCHGTLPTLAVLGPISS; from the exons GAACATCTGGTGCCACCATATTGTCCAGAACTTCATGAAGTGCCCCTGCCCAGAAGAAACATCTGGCTCCATCTCAGCAAGGGAACAGAGCCAGAATG CCATGAAAGCTAATCATATGCTATGGTTCAATGGATCTGGAGTTAGAAGCTTGTATTCCTTCCATAGCTGGGGAAGAGATGGGCCTCTCCAGGGCAGGATTCATGAAAG agacctcaggatcatctCAAATAATGCCATATGTCTGTATACCATACTCTTGATGCCAGATGTCAAGCCAGAGCAAcaatttactgttttaaaacaaaggacCTCTTCCTTGGAACTG GAAATCTTGGATTGCAGACTACAACTCGTTAGTCATTTCTTGTGGCTCAGTATCACCTTCAGCATGATCCAAACCACAAAT ATTTCACATTGCTTTTCTACCCCTGCTCCTGGAGTGGAGCAATGGGAAGCTGTCCTTCGGAATGACACAGAAGCACTTGCAGACCAGCACAAAGGTAAGGATGGTACACAAGTAGCCTCCCTGCCTGGCACGTCTGAGGCATCCCAACCCTTTCCTCGGACACCCAGCAGGCAGGCACTCGTGCCGTGTGCCAGCTTGCAAGCTCCCCAGGATTTCTCTGCAAGGCACCAACCTCCCACTGCCCCCTGGGACTCCTCCATCCCCTGCCATGGGACACTGCCAACCCTGGCTGTACTTGGCCCCATCTCTTCCTGA
- the LOC116492437 gene encoding uncharacterized protein LOC116492437 isoform X2, which translates to MMRNIWCHHIVQNFMKCPCPEETSGSISAREQSQNAMKANHMLWFNGSGVRSLYSFHSWGRDGPLQGRIHERDLRIISNNAICLYTILLMPDVKPEQQFTVLKQRTSSLELEILDCRLQLVSHFLWLSITFSMIQTTNISHCFSTPAPGVEQWEAVLRNDTEALADQHKGKDGTQVASLPGTSEASQPFPRTPSRQALVPCASLQAPQDFSARHQPPTAPWDSSIPCHGTLPTLAVLGPISS; encoded by the exons GAACATCTGGTGCCACCATATTGTCCAGAACTTCATGAAGTGCCCCTGCCCAGAAGAAACATCTGGCTCCATCTCAGCAAGGGAACAGAGCCAGAATG CCATGAAAGCTAATCATATGCTATGGTTCAATGGATCTGGAGTTAGAAGCTTGTATTCCTTCCATAGCTGGGGAAGAGATGGGCCTCTCCAGGGCAGGATTCATGAAAG agacctcaggatcatctCAAATAATGCCATATGTCTGTATACCATACTCTTGATGCCAGATGTCAAGCCAGAGCAAcaatttactgttttaaaacaaaggacCTCTTCCTTGGAACTG GAAATCTTGGATTGCAGACTACAACTCGTTAGTCATTTCTTGTGGCTCAGTATCACCTTCAGCATGATCCAAACCACAAAT ATTTCACATTGCTTTTCTACCCCTGCTCCTGGAGTGGAGCAATGGGAAGCTGTCCTTCGGAATGACACAGAAGCACTTGCAGACCAGCACAAAGGTAAGGATGGTACACAAGTAGCCTCCCTGCCTGGCACGTCTGAGGCATCCCAACCCTTTCCTCGGACACCCAGCAGGCAGGCACTCGTGCCGTGTGCCAGCTTGCAAGCTCCCCAGGATTTCTCTGCAAGGCACCAACCTCCCACTGCCCCCTGGGACTCCTCCATCCCCTGCCATGGGACACTGCCAACCCTGGCTGTACTTGGCCCCATCTCTTCCTGA